One stretch of Variovorax sp. 54 DNA includes these proteins:
- a CDS encoding Tex family protein encodes MQKIIRQLAVEIKVGEHQVKAAVDLLDEGATVPFIARYRKEVTGGLDDIQLRELEARLSYLRELEDRRVAVLKAIDEQGKLTPELRAAIEFAPTKQELEDLYLPFKQKRRTKGQIAREFGIEPLADKLLADPMLDPAAEAQAFLQPATTLDDGKPGPDFSTVPLVLDGVRDILSERWAEDAVLVQGLREWLWNEGLLKSSLMSGKDENNADIAKFRDYFDYDEPIGRVPSHRALAVFRGRALEVLDAKLVLPVEPEPGKPSIAEGKIALHLGWSHAARPADDLLRKCVAWTWRVKLALSTERDLFTRLREDAEKVAIKVFADNLRDLLLAAPAGPRVVMGLDPGIRTGVKVAVVDSTGKLVETATVFPHEPRKDWEGSLHTLGKLCAKHGVNLIAIGNGTASRETDKLAGDLIKLLAKMAAQAGAPEMTVDKVVVSEAGASVYSASEFASQEMPDVDVSLRGAASIARRLQDPLAELVKIDPKSIGVGQYQHDVNQSELARTLQTVVEDCVNSVGVDLNTASVPLLSRVSGLSGSVAKAVVRWREANGAFSTRKQLLDVTGFGPKAFEQSAGFLRIRDGADPLDITGVHPETYPLVEQIIVKTGKPIAELMGRADMLKTLKPELFANEKFGVITVKDILGELEKPGRDPRPDFKVARFNDGVDDIKDLVEGMILEGTVSNVAQFGAFIDLGVHQDGLVHVSQLSHKFVNDAREVVKTGDIVKVKVMEVDVARKRIGLSMKLDAAPARRDGPRDNRFEGAGRGQQQQQGRRDNAPQPAGQMASAFAKLQGLRK; translated from the coding sequence ATGCAGAAAATCATTCGCCAGCTCGCCGTTGAAATCAAGGTCGGCGAGCACCAGGTGAAGGCCGCCGTCGACCTGCTCGACGAAGGCGCCACGGTTCCGTTCATTGCCCGCTATCGCAAGGAAGTCACGGGCGGCCTCGACGACATCCAGCTGCGCGAACTGGAAGCCCGGTTGTCTTACCTGCGCGAACTTGAAGACCGCCGCGTGGCGGTGCTCAAGGCCATCGACGAGCAGGGCAAGCTGACCCCCGAGCTGCGCGCTGCGATCGAATTCGCGCCCACCAAGCAGGAACTCGAAGACCTGTACCTGCCGTTCAAGCAGAAGCGCCGCACCAAGGGTCAGATCGCCCGTGAATTCGGGATCGAGCCGCTGGCCGACAAGCTGCTGGCCGACCCCATGCTCGACCCCGCCGCCGAAGCGCAGGCCTTCCTGCAGCCCGCCACCACGCTGGACGACGGCAAGCCGGGCCCCGATTTCTCCACCGTGCCGCTCGTGCTCGACGGCGTGCGCGACATCCTTTCCGAGCGCTGGGCCGAAGACGCCGTGCTGGTGCAGGGCCTGCGCGAATGGCTCTGGAACGAAGGCCTGCTCAAGTCCAGCCTGATGAGCGGCAAGGACGAAAACAACGCCGACATCGCCAAGTTCCGCGACTACTTCGACTACGACGAGCCCATCGGCCGCGTGCCCTCGCACCGCGCCCTGGCCGTGTTCCGCGGCCGCGCGCTCGAGGTGCTCGACGCCAAGCTCGTGCTGCCCGTCGAACCCGAGCCGGGCAAGCCCAGCATCGCCGAAGGCAAGATCGCGCTGCACCTGGGCTGGAGCCACGCCGCCCGCCCGGCCGACGACCTGCTGCGCAAGTGCGTGGCCTGGACCTGGCGCGTGAAGCTGGCGCTGTCGACCGAGCGTGACCTGTTCACCCGCCTGCGCGAAGACGCCGAAAAAGTCGCCATCAAGGTGTTCGCCGACAACCTGCGCGACCTGCTGCTGGCCGCACCCGCCGGCCCGCGCGTCGTGATGGGGCTCGACCCCGGCATCCGCACCGGCGTGAAGGTGGCCGTGGTCGATTCGACCGGCAAGCTGGTCGAAACCGCCACCGTGTTCCCGCACGAGCCGCGCAAGGACTGGGAAGGCTCGCTGCACACGCTGGGCAAGCTGTGCGCCAAGCACGGCGTCAACCTCATCGCCATCGGCAACGGCACCGCCAGCCGCGAGACCGACAAGCTGGCCGGCGACCTCATCAAGCTGCTGGCCAAGATGGCCGCGCAGGCCGGTGCGCCCGAAATGACGGTCGACAAGGTCGTGGTCAGCGAAGCCGGTGCCTCGGTGTATTCCGCCAGCGAATTCGCCTCGCAGGAAATGCCCGATGTCGACGTGAGCCTGCGCGGCGCGGCCTCCATTGCGCGCCGCCTGCAAGACCCGCTGGCCGAGCTCGTGAAGATCGACCCCAAGAGCATCGGCGTGGGCCAGTACCAGCACGACGTGAACCAGAGCGAACTCGCGCGCACCCTGCAGACCGTGGTCGAAGACTGCGTGAACTCGGTGGGCGTCGACCTGAACACCGCGAGCGTGCCGTTGCTCAGCCGCGTGTCCGGCCTGTCGGGCAGCGTGGCCAAGGCCGTGGTGCGCTGGCGCGAAGCCAACGGCGCCTTCTCGACCCGCAAGCAGCTGCTCGACGTGACCGGCTTCGGCCCCAAGGCTTTCGAGCAGAGCGCCGGCTTCCTGCGCATCCGCGACGGCGCCGACCCGCTGGACATCACCGGCGTGCACCCGGAAACCTACCCGCTGGTCGAGCAGATCATCGTCAAGACCGGCAAACCGATCGCCGAGCTGATGGGCCGCGCCGACATGCTCAAGACGCTCAAGCCCGAGCTGTTCGCCAACGAGAAGTTCGGCGTCATCACGGTCAAGGACATCCTGGGCGAACTCGAGAAGCCCGGCCGCGACCCGCGCCCCGACTTCAAGGTGGCGCGCTTCAACGATGGCGTGGACGACATCAAGGACCTGGTCGAGGGCATGATCCTCGAGGGCACCGTGAGCAACGTCGCCCAGTTCGGCGCCTTCATCGACCTCGGCGTGCACCAGGACGGCCTGGTCCACGTGAGCCAGCTGAGCCACAAGTTCGTCAACGACGCCCGCGAAGTCGTCAAGACCGGCGACATCGTCAAGGTCAAGGTGATGGAAGTCGACGTCGCCCGCAAGCGCATCGGCCTGTCGATGAAGCTCGACGCAGCGCCCGCCCGCCGCGACGGCCCGCGCGACAACCGCTTCGAAGGGGCGGGGCGCGGCCAGCAGCAGCAACAAGGCCGACGCGACAACGCGCCGCAGCCGGCGGGGCAGATGGCGAGTGCGTTTGCCAAGTTGCAGGGGTTGCGCAAGTAA
- a CDS encoding sensor histidine kinase, with translation MWLSIAAWCVLLIWLWPRASRRRMLLWVGLAFALHLTPVVGQVIRATSAITTLGTEVPLAFWALQGVNIAVLCMIVGTWYLTRRRLLRNRQAQAVLAERRRIASDLHDGVGSRLVALMASYDPRSADARELSMALQACLLELQMTVDSLDDQADTSIGERLGHLRYRLQPAFDRLGIALVWNVQDVVLAPPLSSEAAMQLCRIAQEALSNVLRHSQASRVEVRFGPRERSHGLVLEVLDDGCGLAGAAGEPGGKGLRSMRERADALHGELAVMDAAPHGLRIRLVMPGEVQPSTAVPMEPERTL, from the coding sequence GTGTGGCTTTCCATCGCAGCGTGGTGCGTGCTCCTGATCTGGCTGTGGCCGCGTGCCTCGCGCCGGCGGATGCTGCTGTGGGTGGGGCTTGCGTTTGCGCTGCACCTGACGCCGGTGGTGGGGCAGGTGATTCGCGCGACCTCGGCGATCACCACGCTGGGCACCGAGGTACCGCTCGCTTTCTGGGCCTTGCAGGGCGTGAACATTGCGGTGCTTTGCATGATCGTCGGCACCTGGTACCTCACGCGGCGGCGCCTTCTGCGCAACCGCCAGGCGCAGGCCGTGCTCGCCGAGCGCCGCCGCATCGCCAGCGACCTGCATGACGGCGTCGGCTCGCGGCTGGTGGCGCTCATGGCCAGCTACGACCCGCGCTCCGCCGACGCCCGCGAGCTGTCGATGGCCCTGCAGGCCTGCCTGCTGGAGCTGCAGATGACGGTCGACTCCCTCGACGACCAGGCCGACACCAGCATCGGCGAGCGTTTGGGTCATTTGCGTTACCGGCTGCAACCGGCGTTCGACCGGCTGGGCATCGCGCTCGTGTGGAATGTGCAGGACGTGGTGCTGGCGCCGCCGCTGTCGTCCGAAGCCGCGATGCAGCTGTGCCGCATCGCGCAGGAGGCCTTGTCGAACGTGCTGCGCCATTCGCAGGCGTCGCGCGTGGAAGTGCGCTTTGGCCCGCGCGAACGCTCGCACGGGCTGGTGCTCGAAGTGCTGGACGACGGGTGCGGCCTGGCCGGGGCGGCCGGCGAGCCCGGAGGCAAGGGCCTGCGCAGCATGCGCGAGCGCGCCGATGCGCTGCACGGCGAGCTGGCCGTCATGGACGCGGCGCCGCACGGGCTGCGCATCCGGCTCGTGATGCCCGGCGAGGTGCAGCCGTCGACCGCGGTTCCGATGGAGCCCGAGCGCACGTTGTAA
- a CDS encoding LuxR C-terminal-related transcriptional regulator has protein sequence MENELDISLTDVSGGARKFSNPGQFGGLLAPSADTLPWPDYLTGQETKPVRVLLVDDDPFVRRVIAQELLGDLRIQLEGQAGSLREGRRLLMQHEFDVLMVDIRLGDGSGFELIEEAKKHRSAAEIIVISALEDEPQVLHAFELGASGYLVKNAWFQSYAQAVLQVVNGGAAITPRLARRLLVHLDHQRSNASPVRPPDSKATLSAREREVLRLVATGYVTEEIALQLTISAQTVNAHVKNIYRKLHAHTRAQAVSFASHRGLL, from the coding sequence ATGGAAAACGAACTTGACATTTCATTGACCGACGTCAGTGGCGGTGCTAGGAAATTCTCCAATCCTGGCCAGTTTGGTGGGCTCCTCGCGCCCTCGGCGGATACCCTGCCGTGGCCGGACTACCTCACAGGCCAGGAAACCAAGCCCGTTCGTGTCTTGCTCGTCGACGACGATCCCTTTGTTCGCCGCGTCATCGCCCAGGAGCTGCTGGGCGATCTGCGCATCCAGCTCGAGGGCCAGGCCGGCTCCCTGCGCGAGGGCCGGCGCCTCCTCATGCAGCATGAATTCGATGTGCTCATGGTCGACATCCGCCTCGGAGACGGCAGTGGATTCGAGCTCATCGAAGAAGCCAAGAAACACCGCAGCGCCGCCGAGATCATCGTCATTTCCGCCCTGGAAGACGAGCCTCAGGTGCTGCACGCTTTCGAGCTCGGCGCCTCGGGTTACCTGGTAAAGAACGCCTGGTTCCAGAGCTACGCCCAGGCCGTGCTGCAGGTGGTCAACGGCGGGGCCGCCATCACCCCCCGGCTGGCACGCCGGCTGCTCGTGCACCTGGACCACCAACGCTCCAATGCGAGCCCGGTGCGCCCGCCGGACAGCAAGGCCACCCTGTCGGCACGGGAGCGCGAAGTGTTGCGACTTGTAGCCACGGGATATGTGACGGAAGAGATCGCACTGCAGCTCACCATCAGTGCCCAGACGGTTAACGCGCACGTCAAAAACATCTACCGCAAGCTGCACGCCCACACCCGCGCGCAGGCCGTGAGCTTCGCCTCGCACCGGGGGCTGCTCTAG
- a CDS encoding GIY-YIG nuclease family protein: protein MNPSPSTRRTLVKQYKDSVRPAGVFVIRHLMDGRVYVAGSLDVEGAMNRARFELNLRSHRNKALQRDWVAHGATHFSFEVIDRVKERDDPVFDRAAELEKLLELWREELQCTGDKGYNTP, encoded by the coding sequence ATGAATCCATCTCCCTCCACACGACGTACCCTCGTCAAGCAATACAAGGACAGCGTGCGCCCTGCCGGCGTCTTCGTCATCCGCCACCTGATGGACGGCCGCGTCTACGTGGCCGGCAGCCTCGACGTCGAAGGTGCCATGAACCGCGCCCGCTTCGAGCTGAACCTGCGCTCGCACCGCAACAAGGCATTGCAGCGCGACTGGGTAGCGCATGGCGCGACGCACTTCAGCTTCGAGGTAATCGACCGGGTGAAGGAGCGCGACGACCCCGTCTTCGACCGCGCGGCCGAGCTGGAAAAACTGCTTGAACTCTGGCGCGAGGAACTCCAGTGCACCGGCGACAAGGGCTACAACACACCATGA
- a CDS encoding MarR family transcriptional regulator, which yields MSTDALAFCLDLGRAHASLRLKLNEDLGAFHGLDYEDFTLLHLLLRAGNGNMPIAELAHTLGLPMSALIRKMVLLEKTGLAERMTGTDGDSRRHAVIRSGGRKLMQVAITTVEAICADAVKSLDAQRLPDLHAALRALGDHDTSHA from the coding sequence ATGAGCACCGACGCATTGGCCTTTTGCCTCGACCTCGGCCGCGCCCACGCCAGCCTGCGCCTGAAACTCAACGAAGACCTGGGCGCCTTTCACGGCCTGGACTATGAAGACTTCACCCTGCTCCACCTGTTGCTGCGTGCCGGCAATGGCAACATGCCGATAGCCGAGCTTGCGCACACGCTGGGGTTGCCAATGTCAGCGCTGATCCGCAAGATGGTGCTGCTCGAAAAGACCGGCCTGGCCGAGCGCATGACGGGAACGGATGGCGACAGCCGGCGCCATGCGGTGATTCGCAGCGGCGGCAGGAAATTGATGCAGGTCGCAATCACGACCGTCGAGGCGATTTGTGCCGACGCCGTGAAATCGCTGGATGCGCAACGCCTGCCAGACCTCCATGCCGCGCTGCGGGCGCTGGGCGATCACGATACGTCGCACGCCTGA
- a CDS encoding DUF2239 family protein has protein sequence MSPDELPTTFTAFAGFQRVAAGTKAQVLTQLRERGDAAACLVFDDQTGEQLDVDLRDPKAIETSALEAEKHEDAPRGVGRPRLGVVAREVTLLPRHWEWLGRQPGGASVALRKLVDDARHVHADRDTVRAAREATYRFMTAIAGNLPNFEEATRALFAGEHQRFSDLVEPWPTDLRVHLHKLSAGGWGAA, from the coding sequence ATGTCACCCGACGAACTACCGACCACATTCACTGCATTTGCCGGCTTCCAGCGCGTCGCCGCCGGCACCAAGGCCCAGGTCCTCACGCAACTGCGCGAGCGCGGCGACGCCGCCGCCTGCCTTGTGTTCGACGACCAGACCGGCGAGCAGCTCGATGTCGATCTGCGCGACCCGAAGGCCATCGAAACTTCCGCGCTCGAAGCCGAGAAACACGAAGACGCACCGCGCGGCGTCGGCCGTCCGCGCCTGGGCGTGGTCGCACGCGAAGTCACGCTGCTGCCGCGCCACTGGGAATGGCTCGGCCGCCAGCCGGGCGGCGCCTCGGTGGCGCTGCGCAAGCTGGTGGACGACGCGCGCCACGTGCACGCCGACCGCGACACCGTGCGCGCCGCACGCGAAGCCACCTACCGTTTCATGACCGCCATCGCGGGCAACCTGCCCAACTTCGAGGAAGCCACGCGCGCGCTGTTCGCGGGCGAGCATCAGCGCTTCAGCGACCTTGTGGAACCCTGGCCCACCGACCTGCGCGTGCACCTGCACAAGCTGTCGGCCGGTGGCTGGGGCGCCGCATGA
- a CDS encoding MATE family efflux transporter, with protein sequence MSAAPDNSSTTTRSPGNPSGLRGVPVAPVGASRPLWKVFLFFLAPMLLSNILQSLSGTINNIYVGQMLGVSALAAVSSFFPVMFFFIAFIIGLGAGASVLIGQAWGARDAAKAKAVAGTTLTVGLLLGLAIAVFGGVFTTPMLAMLGTPPDVLADSTRYARIMLIAMPGVFLFLLATAMLRGVGDTITPLLTLLISTAIGLVVTPALIRGWGGLPQLGVAAGAWASVLSFAVATTWLGFRLRQKKSPLAPDAEFVRCLRIQPQLLKAVLKIGVPTGVQMIVVALAEVVLLSMVNSYGSHATAAYGAVNQVVAYVQFPAISIAITTSILGAQAIGAGRANRLGAIVQTALGMNLVLTGGLVLLGYLFSRPLMGFFITSAPVIEIAQNLLHIMLWSMVLFGMASAVSGIMRASGSVLVPTLITIACILGVEVPVAWLMSRHFGMGLDGIWVAYPVTFGAMLLLQTAYYRLVWRKKPIGRLV encoded by the coding sequence ATGAGCGCGGCGCCCGACAACAGCAGCACCACCACCCGCAGCCCCGGCAATCCGAGCGGCCTGCGGGGCGTGCCGGTGGCGCCCGTGGGGGCATCGCGTCCGCTGTGGAAGGTGTTCCTGTTCTTCCTGGCGCCGATGTTGCTCAGCAACATCCTGCAGTCGCTCTCCGGCACCATCAACAACATCTACGTCGGGCAGATGCTCGGCGTGAGCGCGCTGGCGGCAGTCTCGAGCTTCTTCCCGGTGATGTTCTTCTTCATCGCCTTCATCATCGGACTGGGCGCCGGCGCCTCGGTGCTCATCGGCCAGGCCTGGGGCGCGCGCGACGCGGCCAAGGCCAAGGCGGTGGCGGGCACCACGCTCACGGTGGGCCTGCTGCTGGGCCTGGCGATCGCGGTGTTCGGCGGTGTGTTCACCACGCCGATGCTGGCCATGCTGGGCACGCCGCCCGACGTGCTGGCCGACTCCACGCGCTACGCCCGCATCATGCTGATCGCGATGCCCGGCGTGTTCCTGTTCCTGCTGGCCACGGCCATGCTGCGCGGCGTGGGCGACACCATCACGCCGCTGCTGACGCTGCTGATTTCCACGGCCATCGGCCTGGTCGTCACGCCCGCGCTCATCCGTGGCTGGGGCGGGTTGCCACAACTCGGCGTGGCAGCGGGCGCGTGGGCCTCGGTGCTGTCGTTCGCGGTCGCAACCACGTGGCTGGGCTTCCGGCTGCGCCAGAAAAAGAGCCCGCTCGCGCCCGACGCGGAGTTCGTGCGCTGCCTGCGCATCCAGCCGCAGCTGCTGAAGGCGGTGCTCAAGATCGGCGTGCCCACCGGCGTGCAGATGATCGTGGTGGCGCTGGCCGAAGTGGTGCTGCTGTCGATGGTCAACAGCTACGGCTCCCACGCCACGGCCGCCTACGGCGCGGTGAACCAGGTGGTGGCCTACGTGCAGTTCCCGGCCATCTCGATCGCGATCACCACGTCGATCCTCGGCGCGCAGGCCATCGGCGCGGGCCGCGCCAACCGGCTCGGCGCGATCGTGCAGACCGCGCTGGGCATGAACCTCGTGCTGACGGGCGGACTGGTGCTGCTGGGCTATCTGTTCTCGCGTCCGCTGATGGGTTTCTTCATCACCAGTGCGCCGGTGATCGAGATCGCTCAGAACCTGCTGCACATCATGCTGTGGAGCATGGTGCTGTTCGGCATGGCCTCGGCGGTCTCGGGGATCATGCGCGCCAGCGGCTCGGTGCTGGTGCCGACACTCATCACCATCGCCTGCATCCTGGGCGTGGAAGTGCCGGTGGCCTGGCTCATGAGCCGCCACTTCGGCATGGGCCTGGACGGGATCTGGGTCGCCTACCCGGTCACCTTCGGCGCGATGCTGCTGCTGCAGACCGCGTACTACCGGCTGGTGTGGCGCAAGAAGCCGATCGGGCGGCTGGTCTGA
- a CDS encoding VOC family protein, producing MQKIIPCLWFDGNGEDAVKFYTAIFPKSRLTDTLLWGDVNPAKKGKLLTATFELDGQSFMVLNGGPEYKFNPAISLSVTCETQEEVDYYWDKLLEGGGQPVQCGWLTDRFGVSWQVAPLPMIRMFQDKDPAKAARAMASMMTMIKLDIATVKKAFDGE from the coding sequence ATGCAGAAGATCATTCCCTGCCTCTGGTTCGACGGCAACGGCGAGGACGCGGTCAAGTTCTACACCGCCATCTTTCCGAAGTCGCGCCTGACCGACACGCTGCTCTGGGGCGATGTGAATCCGGCCAAGAAGGGCAAGCTGCTCACCGCGACCTTCGAGCTCGACGGGCAGTCGTTCATGGTGCTCAACGGCGGGCCGGAGTACAAGTTCAATCCGGCCATCTCGCTCAGCGTGACCTGTGAGACGCAGGAAGAGGTCGACTACTACTGGGACAAGCTGCTCGAGGGCGGCGGCCAGCCCGTGCAGTGCGGCTGGCTCACCGACCGCTTCGGCGTGTCGTGGCAGGTGGCGCCCCTGCCGATGATCCGCATGTTCCAGGACAAGGACCCCGCCAAGGCCGCCCGCGCGATGGCGTCCATGATGACGATGATCAAGCTCGACATCGCCACGGTGAAGAAGGCCTTCGACGGGGAGTGA
- a CDS encoding serine hydrolase domain-containing protein, whose protein sequence is MFAPSRTRFGAQAFLTAGLAALAVSAGAADATFPDAAASDPAKLGWMTGSPPPPDRTLRFDDGSYFQFPAMRWSVSNFRQLMPTVNVSRGLGAPTALPQALRQDIDTLSFTPLDAKTPMTWDASLAATYTDGILVLHRGRVVYERYFGVLKDDGQHGAMSVTKSVVGTLGAMLVAEGTLDANKPVADYVPELAKSAFGNATVRQVLNMTTGLKFSEDYADPKAEVWAHAQAGNPLPKPKDYTGPRSYYEFLQTVQPEGKHGEGFGYKTVNSDVLGWVIARATGRTVAQLLSERIWRHLGAEQDAYFTVDSIGTPFAGGGLNTGLRDLARFGEMLRNDGRVKGRQIVPKAAVEDIRRGGDKAAFVKGGYPLLQGWSYRNMWWVTHNDHGAYMARGVHGQRIYIDPKAEMVIVRYASHPIAGNAANDPVTLPAFEALGRHLLAQRR, encoded by the coding sequence ATGTTCGCCCCTTCAAGAACCCGCTTCGGCGCCCAGGCTTTCCTGACCGCCGGGCTCGCCGCCCTGGCCGTGTCGGCCGGTGCGGCCGATGCCACATTCCCTGATGCCGCCGCAAGCGACCCCGCCAAACTCGGCTGGATGACCGGCTCGCCGCCACCGCCCGACCGCACGCTGCGTTTCGACGACGGCAGCTATTTCCAGTTTCCGGCCATGCGCTGGAGCGTGTCGAATTTCCGCCAGCTGATGCCGACCGTGAACGTGTCGCGCGGGCTCGGCGCGCCCACCGCCCTGCCCCAGGCCTTGCGCCAGGACATCGACACGCTCAGCTTCACGCCGCTCGACGCGAAGACGCCCATGACCTGGGACGCATCGCTGGCCGCCACCTACACCGACGGCATCCTCGTGCTGCACCGCGGGCGCGTGGTCTACGAGCGCTACTTCGGCGTGCTGAAGGACGACGGCCAGCATGGCGCCATGTCGGTCACCAAGTCGGTGGTCGGCACGCTGGGTGCGATGCTGGTGGCCGAAGGCACGCTCGACGCCAACAAGCCGGTGGCCGACTACGTGCCCGAGCTCGCGAAATCGGCCTTCGGCAACGCCACCGTGCGCCAGGTGCTCAACATGACCACGGGCCTGAAATTCAGCGAGGACTACGCCGACCCGAAGGCCGAGGTCTGGGCCCATGCGCAGGCCGGCAACCCGCTGCCCAAGCCCAAGGACTACACCGGCCCGCGCAGCTATTACGAGTTCCTGCAGACCGTGCAGCCCGAGGGCAAGCACGGCGAAGGCTTCGGCTACAAGACCGTCAACTCCGACGTGCTGGGTTGGGTGATCGCGCGCGCCACCGGACGCACCGTGGCGCAGTTGCTCTCGGAACGCATCTGGCGCCACCTGGGCGCCGAGCAGGACGCCTACTTCACCGTCGACTCCATCGGCACGCCCTTCGCGGGCGGTGGCCTGAACACCGGCCTGCGCGACCTCGCGCGCTTCGGCGAAATGCTGCGCAACGACGGCCGCGTGAAAGGCCGGCAGATCGTGCCCAAGGCCGCCGTCGAAGACATCCGCCGCGGCGGCGACAAGGCTGCCTTCGTCAAGGGCGGCTACCCGCTGCTGCAGGGCTGGAGCTACCGCAACATGTGGTGGGTGACGCACAACGACCACGGTGCCTACATGGCGCGCGGCGTGCACGGCCAGCGCATCTACATCGACCCGAAGGCCGAGATGGTGATCGTGCGCTACGCCTCGCACCCGATCGCGGGCAATGCCGCGAACGACCCGGTCACGCTGCCGGCCTTCGAGGCGCTGGGACGGCACCTCTTGGCACAGCGTCGCTGA